A stretch of Leishmania infantum JPCM5 genome chromosome 19 DNA encodes these proteins:
- a CDS encoding glycosomal malate dehydrogenase translates to MVNVCVVGAAGGIGQSLSLLLVRQLPYGSTLSLFDVVGAAGVAADLSHVDNAGVQVKFAAGKIGQKRDPALAELAKGVDVFVMVAGVPRKPGMTRDDLFKINAGIILDLVLTCASSSPKAVFCIVTNPVNSTVVIAAEALKSLGVYDRNRLLGVSLLDGLRATCFINEARKPLVVTQVPVVGGHSDATIVPLFHQLLGPLPEQATLDKIVKRVQVAGTEVVKAKAGRGSATLSMAEAGARFTLKVVEGLTGTGKPLVYAYVDTDGQHETPFLAIPVVLGVNGIEKRLPIGPLHSTEETLLKAALPVIKKNIVKGSEFARSHL, encoded by the coding sequence ATGGTAAACGTGTGCGTTGTTGGGGCTGCCGGCGGCATCGGGCAGTCGCTGTCGCTTCTGCTggtgcgccagctgccgTACGGGAGCACGTTGTCGTTGTTCGACGTTGtgggcgctgccggcgttgcAGCGGACCTGTCGCACGTGGACAACGCCGGTGTGCAGGTGAAGTTCGCGGCGGGCAAGATAGGCCAGAAGCGCGACCCTGCGCTAGCGGAGCTTGCGAAGGGCGTGGATGTGTTTGTGATGGTGGCTGGCGTGCCACGCAAGCCGGGCATGACGCGCGACGACCTTTTCAAAATCAACGCCGGAATCATCCTGGACCTTGTGCTGACGTGCGCATCGTCGAGCCCAAAGGCGGTGTTCTGCATTGTGACGAACCCTGTGAACAGCACGGTCGTGatcgcggcagaggcgctgaagAGCCTCGGCGTATACGACAGAAACCGGCTGCTTGGCGTGTCGCTGCTAGACGGGCTGCGCGCGACGTGCTTCATCAACGAGGCGCGCAAGCCTTTGGTCGTGACGCAGGTGCCAGTTGTTGGCGGGCACAGCGACGCAACGATTGTTCCGTTGTTCCACCAGCTGCTGGGGCCGTTGCCGGAGCAGGCGACGCTGGACAAGATCGTGAAGCGCGTGCAGGTTGCAGGCACAGAGGtggtgaaggcgaaggcCGGGCGCGGGTCTGCGACGCTGTCGATGGCGGAGGCTGGCGCGCGGTTCACGCTGAAGGTTGTGGAGGGCCTGACCGGCACGGGTAAACCGCTGGTGTACGCATACGTGGACACAGACGGGCAGCACGAGACGCCGTTCCTCGCGATCCCCGTGGTGCTTGGCGTGAATGGAATCGAGAAGCGCCTGCCAATCGGTCCGCTGCACTCGACAGAGGAAAcgctgctgaaggcggcACTGCCGGTGATCAAGAAGAATATCGTGAAGGGCAGCGAGTTCGCGCGCTCACACCTGTAG